The following coding sequences lie in one Oncorhynchus nerka isolate Pitt River linkage group LG14, Oner_Uvic_2.0, whole genome shotgun sequence genomic window:
- the LOC135574928 gene encoding uncharacterized protein in mobD 3'region-like, which produces MANLTTDNLTTDNLTTANLTRANLTTANLTRANLTTAKLTRDNLTRANLTTDNLTTANLTTDNLTTDNLTTANLTRANLTTDNLTTANLTTDNLTRANLTTANLTTDNLTRDNLTTDNLTRDNLTTDNLTRANLTTDNLTRANLTTDNLTRDNLTTDNLTRANLTTANLTRANLTTDNLTRDNLTTDNLTRV; this is translated from the coding sequence ATGGCTAACCTGACCACGGATAACCTGACCACGGATAACCTGACCACGGCTAATCTGACCAGGGCTAACCTAACCACGGCTAACCTGACTAGGGCTAACCTAACCACGGCTAAACTGACCAGGGATAACCTAACCAGGGCTAACCTGACCACGGATAACCTGACCACGGCTAACCTGACCACGGATAACCTGACCACGGATAACCTGACCACGGCTAATCTGACCAGGGCTAACCTAACCACGGATAACCTGACCACGGCTAACCTGACCACGGATAACCTAACCAGGGCTAACCTAACCACGGCTAACCTGACCACGGATAACCTAACCAGGGATAACCTAACCACGGATAACCTAACCAGGGATAACCTAACCACAGATAACCTAACCAGGGCTAACCTGACCACGGATAACCTAACCAGGGCTAACCTGACCACGGATAACCTAACCAGGGATAACCTAACCACGGATAACCTAACCAGGGCTAACCTGACCACGGCTAACCTAACCAGGGCTAACCTGACCACGGATAACCTAACCAGGGATAACCTAACCACGGATAACCTAACCAGGGTCTAG